The window CCGAACTTGCCGTGACGGCGCATGAAATAGCCGATCAGCAGCAGCGACGCGGCATAGATGCCCAGCACGGCGATGCCGCCGACATACACGCCCATCGGCAGCAGCACCGCGAGCACCATGCCGATCTGCGCGCGCTCGGCAAACACCTCGTCGCTGCGACGCCAGCCCAGCAGCGCCTTGATCAGCACGGTGGCGCTGGAGGCCAGCAACAGCAGGCCGATGTAGAACGGAAAGTAGCCCGACCGCGGGCCATCGTCGGCCCAGCCGATCCCCGCCCGCATGCTGTCGACGATCACCAGCACCGCCAGCGCCATCAGCACCGCGGCCACGACCAGTTCGGGCCAGCGCGACCCGATCGCGTCGCTCGAAGTTTCAGAGTCCATGAGCTCGTTCCAGAAAAATCCGCCGGCGGCCACAAGCGCCGCGATCAACCGGGCAGCCGCCACGGGCCGGCGCCGCCGGCCCGTCAGCGGCTCCCCCTGGAGGGGGAGCGGCGCAGCCGCAACGGGGGTGGTCGACTTATTGCGCGATGAAGCCCGCTTCCTTCATGAGGACGCGGTGCATCTGCTCGGTCTTGCCGAGCCAGTCGAAGAATTCGGAGCCGGTGAGTGCCGTCTGGTTGAAGGCGCCCTTGGCCATGAACTCCTGCCACTCGGGCAGCGCGCGCAGCTTCTTGAACAGGTCGAGGTAGTAGGCCACCTGCTCCTGCGACACGCCAGGCGGCATGAAGATGCCGCGCAGCATCACGTACTCGACCGGCAGGCCCGCCGCCGGGCAGGTCGGCACATCGGCCCACGACTGGGTGGCTGTGAGCTTGGTCTTGTACGGCATCGGCTGCTTGTCGAACACGCACAGCGCCCGCAGCTTGCCGGCGCGCCAGTGCGACTCGGCCTCGATCGGGTTGTTGACGGTGGAGTCGACGTGCTTGCCGACCAGTTGCACCGCCACGTCGCCGCCGCCCTTGAAGGGGATGTAGGTGATCTTCTTGCCGGCGGCCTTTTCCAGCAGCACGGTGATGATCTGGTCTTCCTGCTTGGAGCCGGTGCCGGCCATCTTCACGCTGCCGGGCGGCGCGGCCTTCACCGCGTCGAAGTAGGCCTTGGCCGTCTTGTAAGGCGACTCCTCGTTGACCCACAGCACGAACTGATCGAGCGCCAGCATCTGCACCGGCGTCAGGTCGCGCCAGTTGAATGGCACGCCGGTGGCCAGCGGCGTGGTGAACAGGTTCGACAGCGTGATGATGATCTTGTGCGGATCGCCCTTCGCTTCCTTCACGGCGAGGAAGCCCTCCGCGCCAGCGCCGCCCGAACGATTGACCACGACGATCGGCTGCTTGGTCAGGTTGTTCTTCGCCGCCACGCCCTGGATGAAGCGCGCCATCTGGTCGGCACCGCCACCGGTGCCCGCCGGCACGACGAACTCGATCGGCTTGACGGGTTCCCAGGCGGCAGCCAGCGGCGCATGGCCTAGGCCGGCCAGCGCGGCCGTCGCGAGCGCGGTGCGCAGGAAGAGCTTCTTGACTGTCTGCATCTTGTCTCCTTCGTGGTCGGCGGACGCCGGATTGATCATTCGAACCTCGTCACGGGGAGCCGCCCTGAGCTGCCCCGCGGCACGATAAGGGCCTCCTCCCCCAAGAGGAATTCAGGTTTTGTTCTGGTTCTGTTCAGCAATCTTTTAATCGGCGCCGCCCACCGATCAGCCCAGACCGAGCTTCTGCGCCAGCCCGATGCGCTGCAGCTTGCCGGTGGCACCCTTCGGAATTTCATCCATGAACAGGATCTTCTTGGGCACCTTGTAGTCGGCGGCGCGCTTGGCGACGAAGTCCTGGATCTCGCGCTCGGTGGCGCTGGCGCCCTCCTTCAGCACCACGACCGCGGCCACCTCCTCGCCCAGCTTCGGGTGCGGCATGCCGAAGCACACGCACTGGCCGACCGCCGGGTGGTCCATCAGGATCTCGTCCACCTCGCGCGGGCTGACCTTCTCGCCGCCGCGGTTGATGATCTCCTTCAGCCGGCCAGTGAGGCTGATGTAGCCGTCGGCATCCTTGCTGCCCTGGTCGCCGGTGCGGAACCATCCGTTCAGGAAGCCCTCGGCATTGGCCTTGGGGTTGTTCTCGTAGCCGGCGGTGACATTGGGGCCGCGGATCACGATCTCGCCGATCTGGCCGACGGCGAGCAGACTGCCGTCCTCGCCCATGATCTCGACCTCCGGCCCCGCCGGCAGGCCCACTGCCCCGGGCTTGCGCGTCAGCGGCGGCAGCGGGTTCGAGGCCATCTGGTGCGTGGCCTCGGTCATGCCGTAGGCCTCGATCAACGGCGCCTTGAAGATCTCCTCGAGCTCCTTGATCACCTGAGGCGGCATCGACGACGACGACGAGCGCAGGAAGCGCAACGGGTTGCGCGCGATCACGTCGGCATTGCCCTTGGCGCGCTGCACGATCGCCTGGTGCATGGTCGGCACC is drawn from Methylibium petroleiphilum PM1 and contains these coding sequences:
- a CDS encoding Bug family tripartite tricarboxylate transporter substrate binding protein, with protein sequence MQTVKKLFLRTALATAALAGLGHAPLAAAWEPVKPIEFVVPAGTGGGADQMARFIQGVAAKNNLTKQPIVVVNRSGGAGAEGFLAVKEAKGDPHKIIITLSNLFTTPLATGVPFNWRDLTPVQMLALDQFVLWVNEESPYKTAKAYFDAVKAAPPGSVKMAGTGSKQEDQIITVLLEKAAGKKITYIPFKGGGDVAVQLVGKHVDSTVNNPIEAESHWRAGKLRALCVFDKQPMPYKTKLTATQSWADVPTCPAAGLPVEYVMLRGIFMPPGVSQEQVAYYLDLFKKLRALPEWQEFMAKGAFNQTALTGSEFFDWLGKTEQMHRVLMKEAGFIAQ
- a CDS encoding acyl--CoA ligase, which codes for MQTSLKDLLAHGADAAPAISAPGRTALSYRELRALVDATLASLNALGAGRNDRVAIVLNNGPEMATCYMACASGTTSAPLNPAYRADEFEFYLSDLNAKLLIVEQGSSSTAIEVAQKLGVRVVDLIVEPGAPAGSFRLAARDGGSAAAAGQGGYGEAGDVGMVLHTSGTTSRPKIVPLSVGNLCASAANIRKTLQFTAGDIGLNIMPLFHIHGLIAGVLAPLSAGSQVFCTPGFNALKFFAWMDEAKPTWYTAVPTMHQAIVQRAKGNADVIARNPLRFLRSSSSSMPPQVIKELEEIFKAPLIEAYGMTEATHQMASNPLPPLTRKPGAVGLPAGPEVEIMGEDGSLLAVGQIGEIVIRGPNVTAGYENNPKANAEGFLNGWFRTGDQGSKDADGYISLTGRLKEIINRGGEKVSPREVDEILMDHPAVGQCVCFGMPHPKLGEEVAAVVVLKEGASATEREIQDFVAKRAADYKVPKKILFMDEIPKGATGKLQRIGLAQKLGLG
- a CDS encoding tripartite tricarboxylate transporter TctB family protein translates to MDSETSSDAIGSRWPELVVAAVLMALAVLVIVDSMRAGIGWADDGPRSGYFPFYIGLLLLASSATVLIKALLGWRRSDEVFAERAQIGMVLAVLLPMGVYVGGIAVLGIYAASLLLIGYFMRRHGKFGWALTAAVAVGVPLFFFLVFERWFLVPLPKGPIEHWLGL